One Pseudomonas muyukensis DNA segment encodes these proteins:
- a CDS encoding curlin, giving the protein MKPLHTLLLCLALVGQAQADDLMDNADLAAGNDLGEPLVVRLLPLAAGQAALIEQQGTGNRAALDQSGQALLGRIVQAGGAQEAYILQQGSDLSATISQQGYGNDASIRQSGSSNSAAIEQVGNHNSASIDQRGTGLNSTVTQAGNGQQIHITQYR; this is encoded by the coding sequence ATGAAGCCCCTGCATACCCTGTTGCTGTGCCTGGCCCTGGTCGGCCAGGCCCAGGCCGACGACCTGATGGACAACGCCGACCTCGCCGCCGGCAACGACCTCGGCGAGCCGCTGGTGGTGCGCCTGCTGCCGCTGGCTGCCGGCCAGGCGGCGCTGATCGAGCAACAGGGCACAGGCAACCGCGCCGCCCTCGACCAGTCCGGCCAGGCCCTGCTGGGCCGCATCGTCCAGGCCGGGGGCGCGCAGGAGGCGTACATCCTCCAGCAAGGCAGCGACCTCAGCGCGACCATCAGCCAGCAGGGCTACGGCAACGACGCGTCGATTCGCCAGAGCGGCAGCAGCAACAGCGCCGCCATCGAGCAGGTCGGCAACCACAACAGCGCCAGCATCGACCAGCGCGGCACGGGCCTGAACAGCACCGTGACCCAGGCCGGCAATGGCCAGCAGATCCACATCACCCAGTACCGCTAG